One window of the Klebsiella sp. WP3-W18-ESBL-02 genome contains the following:
- a CDS encoding TetR/AcrR family transcriptional regulator produces the protein MTTDTQGCAKKGRGRPKVFDREAALDKAMTLFWQYGYEATSLSDLVEATGAKAPTLYAEFVNKEGLFRAVLDHYISRFASKNEACLFCEEQTLIEALRNYFTAVATCFTSKDTPAGCFTINTSAALAASSKEIAKTIKSRHAVQEQTLSQFLQLRQARGEIPAEKNVAELALFLGCILQGMSISAREGASFETLMQITETTLRLWPQMITA, from the coding sequence ATGACAACTGACACGCAAGGTTGCGCGAAAAAAGGCCGTGGGCGACCTAAAGTATTCGACCGGGAAGCGGCGCTTGATAAAGCGATGACGCTATTCTGGCAGTATGGTTACGAAGCAACATCCCTCTCCGACCTTGTCGAGGCTACGGGGGCAAAGGCACCGACGCTGTACGCTGAATTTGTGAATAAAGAGGGGCTGTTCCGCGCCGTTCTCGATCACTATATCAGCCGCTTTGCATCGAAGAATGAAGCCTGTCTGTTTTGCGAAGAACAGACGCTCATTGAAGCGTTACGCAACTATTTCACCGCTGTCGCAACCTGCTTTACCAGCAAGGACACGCCGGCGGGCTGCTTTACGATTAACACGTCGGCGGCCCTGGCAGCGTCTTCTAAAGAGATCGCGAAGACTATCAAGTCACGCCACGCGGTACAGGAGCAGACGCTGAGCCAGTTCCTGCAGCTGCGGCAAGCGCGCGGGGAAATCCCGGCAGAGAAAAACGTCGCCGAACTGGCGCTGTTCCTGGGCTGTATTTTACAGGGCATGTCAATCAGCGCTCGCGAAGGGGCAAGCTTTGAAACGCTGATGCAAATTACGGAAACCACCCTGCGTCTGTGGCCGCAGATGATTACCGCATAA
- the bhsA gene encoding multiple stress resistance protein BhsA, producing MKNVKTLAIAAVLSSLSFASFAAVEVQSTPADQHKVGNIAASAGPNLASLEQELAQKADEMGAKSFRITSVSGPNSLHGTAVIYK from the coding sequence ATGAAAAACGTAAAAACCCTGGCCATCGCCGCTGTACTGAGCTCTCTGTCATTTGCAAGTTTTGCCGCTGTTGAAGTGCAATCCACTCCGGCAGACCAGCATAAAGTCGGCAACATTGCCGCGTCCGCAGGCCCGAACCTGGCATCCCTGGAACAAGAATTAGCGCAGAAAGCTGACGAAATGGGTGCGAAATCTTTCCGCATCACCTCTGTTAGCGGTCCGAACTCCCTCCACGGCACTGCGGTAATCTATAAATAA
- a CDS encoding oxygenase MpaB family protein: MEWLRQRIEQQVLGLTGMALKEIDFEHPIGDPGLFGPQSAIWPVHGDFTSMLCGGISALLLQMLHPLALAGVWDHSSFRDDIFGRLRRTSQFISATTFATEPDAERLIAKVNAIHARINGVDNDGTPYAANDPDLLTWVHVAECRSFMASHLRYRRTVVSPARQAQYFIESASIAERLGARNVPKTPDAVADYLARMRPQLRCDERTREVARVLMTTRLPGRLAQPAGVIFIKAGIDLLPGWAQDMLDLRLSPIERRAVRGGVRLIAAILRRSVRNGAYHCAMRRMQREG, from the coding sequence ATGGAGTGGCTACGTCAGCGTATTGAGCAGCAGGTACTGGGCCTGACGGGGATGGCGTTGAAAGAAATAGACTTCGAGCATCCTATCGGCGATCCGGGACTGTTTGGCCCGCAGTCGGCCATCTGGCCGGTGCACGGCGATTTTACCTCCATGCTGTGCGGTGGCATCAGCGCGTTGCTGCTGCAAATGCTGCACCCCTTGGCGCTGGCAGGCGTTTGGGATCATTCGTCATTTCGTGACGATATTTTCGGTCGCCTGCGGCGTACCAGCCAGTTCATTTCCGCAACAACGTTTGCGACCGAGCCAGACGCCGAGCGATTGATTGCCAAAGTCAACGCGATTCACGCGCGAATTAACGGCGTAGATAACGATGGTACGCCGTATGCGGCTAACGACCCGGACTTACTGACCTGGGTGCACGTTGCGGAATGCCGTTCGTTTATGGCCTCGCACCTGCGCTATCGGCGTACGGTGGTGAGTCCTGCGCGACAGGCCCAGTATTTTATCGAATCGGCCAGCATCGCCGAGCGGCTGGGCGCGCGAAACGTGCCGAAGACGCCGGACGCGGTGGCGGACTATCTGGCGCGAATGCGCCCACAGCTGCGCTGCGACGAACGGACGCGTGAGGTGGCGAGGGTGCTCATGACGACGCGACTGCCCGGCCGGTTGGCGCAGCCCGCCGGGGTGATTTTCATCAAGGCGGGAATCGATCTGCTGCCCGGCTGGGCGCAAGACATGCTGGATTTACGGCTGAGCCCGATCGAACGGCGTGCGGTACGCGGCGGTGTGCGTTTGATTGCCGCCATCCTGCGGCGTTCGGTTCGCAATGGTGCCTACCACTGCGCGATGCGACGAATGCAGCGAGAGGGATAA
- a CDS encoding glycogen synthesis protein GlgS (Involved in glycogen synthesis. May be involved in glycogen priming), translated as MQKQDPQALTNFDFLARSFAHMHALGHPIDISAVTGNMNAQQKAWFCARYEHYRKQAERARTRALEVC; from the coding sequence ATGCAGAAACAGGACCCACAGGCATTAACCAATTTTGATTTTTTGGCCCGCAGCTTTGCTCATATGCACGCGTTGGGCCATCCCATCGACATCAGCGCCGTAACGGGCAACATGAACGCGCAGCAGAAAGCCTGGTTTTGTGCAAGGTATGAACATTACCGAAAGCAGGCTGAGAGGGCCCGTACGCGGGCGCTGGAAGTGTGTTAA
- the ldtC gene encoding L,D-transpeptidase LdtC: MRHTLQLSRWLAGIVLAVSVALPVSANTWPLPPPGSRLVGENRFHVVENNGGSLEAIAKKYNVGFLALLQANPGVDPYVPRPGSVLTIPLQTLLPDVPREGIVLNLAELRLYYYPPGSNTVTVYPIGIGQLGGTTVTPTMVTTVSDKRANPTWTPTANIRARYRAQGIELPAVMPAGPDNPMGHHAIRLAAYGGVYLLHGTNADFGIGMRVSSGCIRLRDNDIKALYDKVSPGTKVNIINTPIKASIEPNGVHLVEVHQPLSEHIDDDPKTLPIVLNASMQAFSQSAGTDAEVMNKVMTVRSGMPVDVTRHHGVTQQNM, from the coding sequence ATGCGACACACACTGCAACTTTCACGCTGGCTGGCCGGGATTGTGCTTGCCGTCAGCGTTGCGCTGCCGGTCAGCGCCAACACCTGGCCGCTGCCGCCGCCGGGTAGCCGCCTGGTGGGTGAAAACCGCTTCCACGTCGTCGAAAACAACGGCGGTTCACTGGAAGCCATTGCGAAAAAATATAACGTCGGTTTCCTGGCGCTGCTGCAGGCCAATCCAGGCGTTGACCCTTACGTACCGCGTCCCGGCAGCGTGCTGACCATCCCGCTGCAGACGCTGCTGCCGGATGTACCGCGTGAAGGCATTGTGCTTAACCTCGCCGAGCTACGGCTGTATTACTATCCGCCGGGCAGCAATACCGTCACCGTTTACCCTATTGGCATCGGTCAGCTTGGCGGCACCACGGTGACACCGACCATGGTCACCACCGTCTCCGATAAACGCGCCAATCCGACCTGGACGCCGACGGCCAACATCCGCGCACGCTACCGCGCGCAGGGCATCGAGCTGCCTGCTGTCATGCCGGCCGGGCCAGACAACCCGATGGGCCATCACGCCATTCGTCTGGCGGCCTACGGCGGTGTGTACCTGCTGCACGGCACCAATGCCGATTTCGGCATTGGTATGCGCGTGAGCTCCGGCTGTATTCGCCTGCGCGATAACGACATTAAAGCGTTGTACGATAAGGTGTCCCCGGGCACTAAAGTGAACATTATTAATACGCCGATCAAAGCGTCTATTGAGCCAAACGGCGTGCATCTGGTCGAGGTCCACCAGCCGTTGTCTGAGCATATTGATGACGATCCGAAAACGCTGCCGATTGTGCTGAATGCCAGCATGCAGGCGTTTAGCCAAAGCGCGGGTACCGATGCGGAAGTGATGAATAAAGTCATGACCGTGCGTTCCGGTATGCCGGTCGATGTGACCCGCCATCACGGCGTCACGCAGCAAAATATGTAG
- a CDS encoding ABC transporter substrate-binding protein yields the protein MTIRGLLPILWLISAVAGAQTQAFTDDLGRVVQVPEHPKRIVSMHDLDITIPLIELGVPPVASHGRTRPDGSHYLRASAELTGVDFENSDIAFIGTADIDLEAVAAAKPDLIITEPNRNVPIEQLAKIAPTVSIDHLLGSAPRIYSKLAQLTGTQARLAVLDHRYQTQIAQLKQTVDTQNISVSVIQANNGKVTVHHSYHSLGRVLRDAGFHFPPLIERIPDGQRIDVSAEQMPDLDADFVFATWRSDTGGKPQDELNEMEKVMPGWCDFMRACRTGHYVLLPRDEVISNSYAALSLLVAQVQSQIAGRPLASEGK from the coding sequence ATGACCATTCGAGGGTTATTGCCCATTTTGTGGCTGATAAGCGCCGTTGCTGGCGCGCAAACGCAGGCATTTACTGACGATCTGGGGCGGGTGGTGCAGGTGCCTGAGCACCCGAAACGCATTGTATCGATGCACGATCTCGATATTACCATTCCGCTGATTGAACTCGGCGTGCCGCCGGTTGCCAGCCACGGGCGTACGCGGCCGGACGGTAGCCATTATCTGCGCGCCAGCGCCGAACTCACCGGCGTGGATTTTGAGAATAGCGACATCGCGTTCATTGGCACCGCTGATATCGATCTTGAGGCCGTGGCGGCGGCAAAGCCTGACCTGATTATCACCGAGCCTAACCGCAATGTGCCGATAGAGCAGTTGGCAAAAATAGCCCCCACGGTCAGTATTGACCATTTATTGGGCAGTGCGCCGCGAATCTACAGCAAACTGGCGCAGCTTACCGGCACTCAGGCGCGGCTGGCGGTGCTTGACCACCGCTATCAGACGCAGATTGCGCAGCTCAAGCAGACCGTGGATACGCAAAATATCAGCGTATCGGTCATTCAAGCCAATAATGGCAAAGTGACCGTACATCATTCATACCACTCACTGGGCCGCGTCCTGCGCGATGCCGGCTTTCATTTCCCGCCGTTGATCGAACGCATTCCCGACGGACAGCGAATCGACGTTAGCGCTGAACAAATGCCGGATCTGGACGCGGATTTTGTCTTTGCCACCTGGCGCTCCGACACCGGCGGTAAACCGCAGGATGAGCTCAATGAGATGGAAAAAGTGATGCCGGGCTGGTGCGATTTTATGCGCGCCTGCCGTACCGGGCACTATGTCCTGCTGCCGCGCGATGAAGTTATCTCCAACTCGTATGCGGCGTTGAGCCTGCTGGTGGCGCAGGTGCAGTCCCAGATTGCCGGAAGACCGCTTGCCTCGGAGGGCAAATGA
- a CDS encoding carboxymuconolactone decarboxylase family protein, with protein sequence MHTLLNARQQALIPIAAFTACGAMDKLDQALNAGLDAGLTINEIKDVLVQLYAYCGFPRSLNALGCFMSVVDARKRQGKVDDEGKSATLPPEGWNSLVAGTDNQTRLVGQPVSGPLFDFAPAIDVYLKAHLFGDIFQRDVLDWPTRELATIAALAAIQGAESQLKSHYAISRHNGITVEQLRTFIAVLAEKCLPAMAENARAVLEQFLNQQEQ encoded by the coding sequence ATGCACACCTTACTGAACGCTCGCCAGCAGGCGCTAATCCCGATTGCAGCATTTACCGCCTGCGGCGCGATGGACAAACTCGATCAGGCGCTAAATGCAGGGCTTGATGCAGGCTTAACGATTAATGAAATTAAAGACGTGCTGGTTCAGCTCTACGCCTATTGCGGTTTTCCACGCAGCCTGAATGCATTGGGCTGTTTTATGTCGGTTGTGGACGCGCGCAAACGGCAGGGGAAGGTGGACGACGAGGGCAAAAGCGCCACGCTGCCGCCGGAGGGCTGGAACAGCCTTGTTGCGGGAACGGATAATCAGACCCGGCTGGTCGGGCAGCCGGTTAGCGGGCCGCTGTTCGACTTTGCACCCGCAATAGACGTTTATCTGAAGGCGCATCTGTTTGGCGATATCTTCCAGCGCGATGTGCTGGACTGGCCTACTCGCGAACTGGCGACTATCGCGGCGCTGGCGGCCATTCAAGGGGCGGAAAGTCAGTTGAAAAGTCACTACGCCATCAGCCGTCATAATGGCATTACGGTGGAGCAACTGCGGACGTTTATCGCGGTACTGGCAGAAAAATGTTTGCCCGCCATGGCTGAAAACGCGCGTGCGGTGCTTGAACAATTTCTTAATCAACAGGAGCAGTGA
- a CDS encoding ABC transporter ATP-binding protein, producing the protein MPQRQDTPQESGIVLESLCAGYGNQRIVDNISLTLPVGKMTVLAGANGSGKSTLLNTIARMLKPLGGCVRLDGRDIHQQPTKQVARQLGLLPQSPLTPEGLTVFELVSRGRYPWQGLIRQWSEQDELAVEEALRLTGTLEYAHLAVDSLSGGQRQRCWIAMALAQQTPTILLDEPTTWLDLRYQVEILELLQQLTREHGRTVITVLHDLNFAVNYADTLVFMKQGRIAGVIDEQQTCTPTLIKQVFDVDVQMLHNPQTGKPLFMPFCARSALS; encoded by the coding sequence ATGCCTCAGCGGCAAGATACCCCGCAGGAAAGCGGGATTGTGCTGGAATCCCTGTGCGCAGGATACGGTAATCAGCGAATTGTCGATAACATCAGCCTGACGCTGCCCGTCGGTAAAATGACGGTGCTGGCAGGGGCTAACGGGTCGGGTAAGTCCACCTTACTGAATACGATTGCGCGCATGCTCAAGCCGCTGGGCGGCTGTGTACGTCTTGATGGTCGCGATATTCATCAGCAACCGACAAAGCAGGTCGCACGCCAGTTGGGGCTGCTGCCGCAGTCGCCGCTGACCCCGGAAGGTTTGACGGTATTTGAACTGGTGTCGCGTGGTCGCTATCCCTGGCAGGGGCTGATTCGTCAGTGGTCAGAGCAGGACGAGCTGGCGGTGGAAGAGGCGCTTCGGCTGACCGGGACGCTGGAATATGCGCATCTGGCGGTAGACAGTCTTTCCGGCGGCCAGCGTCAGCGCTGCTGGATTGCTATGGCCCTGGCGCAGCAAACCCCTACCATTTTACTGGATGAGCCAACCACCTGGCTCGATCTGCGCTACCAGGTGGAGATCCTTGAACTCCTTCAGCAACTGACCCGCGAACATGGGCGCACGGTCATTACCGTACTGCACGATCTCAATTTTGCCGTTAACTACGCCGATACGCTGGTGTTTATGAAGCAGGGGCGTATTGCGGGCGTGATTGATGAGCAGCAAACGTGCACGCCGACGCTGATCAAACAGGTGTTCGACGTTGACGTGCAGATGTTGCATAACCCGCAGACCGGCAAACCGTTGTTTATGCCGTTTTGCGCGCGTTCGGCGTTGTCCTGA
- a CDS encoding TonB-dependent siderophore receptor, translating into MAAEAQPQGDAAKKEESMTVVGATAQADRDVTDGYQPLSSSTATLTSMPMLDIPQVVNTVSDRVLADQHATSLDEALYNVANVVQTNTLGGTQDAFTRRGFGANRDGSIMTNGLRTVLPRSFNAATSRVEVLKGPASTLYGILDPGGLINVVTKRPERTFSGDISATSSSFGGGTGQIDVTGPIDGTRLTYRLVGEYQNEDYWRSFGQSRSSFIAPSLTWFGDDATVNLSWSHRNYNTPFDRGTIFDLNTGQAVNVPSKERFDEPFNITDGNSDLAQLNAEYRLNSQWTARFDYSFSQDMYSDNQARVMAYDAKTGDLTRRVDATQGSTQRMHATRADLQGNVVIGGFYNELLTGIAYENYDLLRTDMIRCKNVKKSLNIYNPVYGTLDKCTTVSAADSDQRIQQETYATYLQDALYLTDKWIAVAGVRYQYYTQYAGKGRPFQANTDSQDEKLTPKFGLVYKLSPQVSLFGNVAQSFMPQSSIASYIGDLPPEEATSYEVGAKFDLFDGVTSNVTFFDIHKRNVLYTETIGDETYAKTAGKVRSRGIEVDVAGSLTDNLNIIGSYGYTDAKVLEDPDYAGKPLPNVPRHTGSLFLTYDIHNVYDSNTLTVGGGGHALSRRSGTNGADYYLPGYAVADVFAAYKMKLQYPVTLQVNVKNLFNKTYYTSSIASNNLGNQIGDPREVQFTVKMSF; encoded by the coding sequence ATGGCGGCGGAAGCACAGCCGCAGGGTGACGCGGCAAAAAAAGAAGAATCCATGACGGTGGTCGGCGCGACCGCGCAGGCAGATCGGGACGTGACGGACGGCTACCAGCCGCTCAGCAGCTCGACGGCCACGTTGACCTCAATGCCTATGCTCGATATTCCGCAGGTGGTGAATACCGTCAGCGATCGGGTACTGGCCGATCAGCATGCCACTTCACTCGATGAAGCGCTGTATAACGTCGCCAACGTTGTGCAAACCAATACCCTCGGCGGCACCCAGGATGCCTTCACCCGTCGCGGCTTTGGCGCAAACCGCGACGGTTCGATTATGACCAACGGCCTACGTACCGTATTGCCGCGCAGTTTTAATGCCGCGACGTCGCGTGTTGAAGTGTTGAAAGGACCCGCCTCGACGCTGTATGGCATACTCGATCCCGGCGGGCTGATTAATGTTGTCACCAAACGCCCGGAACGTACCTTTTCGGGTGATATTTCCGCCACCTCCAGCAGCTTCGGCGGCGGTACCGGACAGATTGACGTCACCGGGCCTATCGACGGTACCCGTCTGACCTATCGCCTGGTTGGTGAATACCAGAATGAAGATTACTGGCGCAGCTTTGGTCAGTCGCGTAGCAGCTTTATTGCCCCTTCCCTGACCTGGTTTGGCGATGACGCCACGGTTAACCTGTCGTGGTCCCACCGGAACTACAATACGCCTTTCGATCGCGGCACAATTTTTGACCTGAATACCGGTCAGGCGGTTAACGTACCGAGTAAAGAACGCTTCGACGAACCGTTTAACATTACCGACGGCAATTCTGACCTCGCGCAGTTGAACGCGGAGTACCGTCTCAATAGCCAATGGACCGCGCGTTTCGACTACAGCTTCAGCCAGGATATGTACAGCGACAACCAGGCGCGCGTGATGGCCTATGACGCCAAAACCGGCGACCTGACCCGCCGCGTCGACGCCACGCAGGGTTCAACCCAGCGCATGCATGCCACGCGGGCAGATTTACAAGGAAACGTGGTGATCGGTGGCTTCTATAATGAGCTGCTCACCGGCATCGCCTATGAGAATTATGACCTGCTGCGCACGGATATGATCCGCTGTAAGAATGTTAAAAAGAGCCTTAATATCTACAATCCGGTGTACGGTACGCTGGATAAATGCACCACCGTGTCGGCTGCCGACAGCGATCAGCGTATTCAGCAGGAAACCTACGCCACCTATTTACAGGACGCGTTATATCTGACGGATAAATGGATTGCGGTCGCGGGCGTGCGCTACCAGTACTACACCCAGTATGCGGGCAAAGGCCGTCCGTTCCAGGCAAATACCGACAGCCAGGATGAAAAACTGACGCCGAAATTCGGCCTGGTGTACAAACTGTCGCCGCAGGTCTCGCTATTCGGTAACGTCGCGCAGTCGTTTATGCCGCAGTCCTCTATTGCCAGCTACATTGGCGATCTGCCGCCGGAAGAAGCAACCTCCTACGAAGTCGGCGCCAAGTTCGACCTCTTCGACGGTGTAACGTCGAACGTGACCTTCTTTGATATCCACAAACGCAACGTGCTGTATACCGAAACCATCGGTGATGAAACCTACGCGAAAACCGCCGGGAAAGTCCGCTCACGGGGGATTGAAGTTGACGTTGCCGGTTCATTGACCGACAACCTGAATATTATCGGCAGCTATGGCTACACCGACGCGAAGGTTCTGGAAGATCCGGACTATGCGGGTAAGCCGCTGCCGAACGTGCCGCGCCATACCGGTTCGCTATTCCTGACCTATGACATTCACAACGTCTACGACAGCAATACCTTAACCGTAGGCGGCGGTGGTCACGCTCTGAGCCGCCGTTCCGGCACCAACGGCGCGGACTACTACTTACCGGGTTATGCCGTCGCGGACGTTTTCGCCGCGTACAAAATGAAGCTGCAATATCCGGTCACCTTGCAGGTTAACGTTAAGAACCTGTTTAACAAGACCTACTACACCTCGTCAATTGCCAGCAATAACCTGGGTAACCAGATTGGCGACCCGCGTGAAGTGCAGTTTACGGTGAAAATGTCCTTCTGA
- a CDS encoding NAD(P)-dependent oxidoreductase — translation MKALPAVAVLGLGAMGHAFATNLLKKGFTVYGWNRTPGRGEDLKHAGLQLCNDPALAVADAQVVIAMLTDGDATQSLIRAVAPSCQQGATFCQMGTIGIQETANAVAQLHALRPDMLYLDAPVSGTKAPAENAQILVMASGDRTRAEAAQQVFDAISRGTQWYGEVGNSQKMKLVINAWLIAMMQGVAESMQLAKQFGFTADKLWETLEGGPLAAPYVKGKLAMIRENDYTPQMQLQHALKDARLALANAPQGTMPMMSDIATLWENAAQGGLAEQDLAAVYAWLDNARQI, via the coding sequence ATGAAGGCACTGCCCGCGGTAGCGGTTCTGGGATTGGGCGCAATGGGGCACGCATTTGCGACCAATCTGCTAAAAAAAGGCTTCACGGTATACGGCTGGAACCGCACGCCAGGCCGTGGCGAGGACCTCAAGCACGCAGGGTTACAGCTGTGTAATGACCCCGCGCTGGCGGTCGCCGATGCGCAGGTAGTTATCGCCATGCTGACCGACGGCGATGCGACGCAGTCGCTGATCCGCGCCGTAGCCCCGTCCTGCCAGCAGGGGGCGACTTTCTGCCAGATGGGGACTATCGGGATTCAGGAAACCGCGAATGCGGTCGCGCAGCTTCACGCGCTGCGCCCGGATATGCTCTATCTCGATGCGCCGGTATCCGGTACTAAAGCCCCGGCTGAAAATGCGCAGATCCTGGTGATGGCCAGCGGCGATCGCACCCGCGCCGAGGCAGCGCAGCAGGTGTTTGACGCGATTTCTCGCGGGACACAGTGGTACGGTGAAGTGGGAAACAGCCAGAAAATGAAGCTGGTGATCAACGCCTGGCTGATTGCCATGATGCAGGGCGTGGCGGAAAGCATGCAGCTGGCAAAACAGTTTGGCTTCACGGCGGACAAGCTTTGGGAAACGCTGGAAGGCGGCCCGCTGGCAGCACCGTACGTGAAAGGGAAGCTGGCGATGATCCGCGAGAACGACTATACCCCGCAGATGCAGCTACAGCATGCGCTGAAGGATGCGCGTCTGGCGCTGGCAAACGCGCCGCAAGGCACGATGCCGATGATGAGCGATATTGCCACACTGTGGGAGAACGCAGCGCAGGGCGGGCTGGCCGAGCAGGATCTGGCGGCGGTGTACGCGTGGCTTGATAACGCGCGTCAAATCTAA
- a CDS encoding FecCD family ABC transporter permease, with protein sequence MSEQSMLARPRSFRPFSALMLLGALLCAAAIIHLGLGARMIAPRVVVEALFHYDPRNFDHRIIVSLRLTRLLAALLTGASLGAAGLLLQTVIRNPLGEPHILGLNAGATLAVVACSAAGVSFSDWGISRPLAAAGGAAALFGLVMLLACAGRAGATAMKITLCGVALSAFASAITASILILDEQTLQAMRTWLAGDLAGMNFPSLQLACLPALLGVLMAACLTPRLNILALGDRVASGLGVSVARTRLLGVVAIALLCGASVSIAGPIGFIGLVVPHVIRRWAGQDVRVGLLLALPTGALLLLLADILARWLLAPQELATGVMTALIGAPVFIAIAVRYFK encoded by the coding sequence ATGTCGGAGCAAAGCATGCTGGCGCGACCGCGTTCTTTCCGTCCGTTCTCGGCATTGATGCTGCTTGGTGCGCTGTTGTGCGCGGCGGCGATTATCCATCTTGGCCTTGGCGCGCGGATGATTGCGCCGCGCGTCGTGGTGGAGGCCTTATTCCACTACGATCCGCGTAATTTTGACCATCGCATTATTGTCAGCCTGCGATTAACCCGACTGCTGGCGGCGCTGCTCACCGGCGCGTCGCTTGGCGCGGCGGGTCTGTTGCTACAAACCGTTATTCGCAATCCTTTAGGTGAGCCGCATATCCTCGGCCTGAACGCCGGTGCCACGCTGGCGGTGGTGGCCTGCTCGGCGGCAGGGGTGTCGTTTAGCGACTGGGGTATCAGCCGCCCGCTGGCAGCAGCGGGCGGGGCGGCGGCCCTGTTTGGTCTGGTCATGCTGCTGGCCTGCGCCGGACGCGCGGGGGCGACGGCCATGAAAATAACCCTCTGCGGCGTGGCGCTATCGGCGTTTGCTTCAGCGATAACGGCCTCTATTTTGATCCTGGATGAGCAGACGCTCCAGGCGATGCGCACCTGGCTCGCCGGTGATTTAGCCGGTATGAATTTTCCCTCGCTACAGCTGGCCTGCCTCCCGGCACTATTGGGTGTGCTGATGGCGGCGTGCCTGACGCCGCGGCTGAATATTCTGGCGTTGGGCGACCGCGTTGCCAGCGGGCTGGGCGTGTCGGTGGCGCGGACCCGGCTACTGGGCGTCGTGGCGATTGCGCTGCTGTGCGGCGCATCGGTGTCAATCGCCGGGCCGATCGGATTTATTGGGCTGGTTGTGCCACATGTGATTCGTCGCTGGGCCGGGCAGGATGTGCGCGTTGGGCTGTTGCTGGCGCTACCGACCGGCGCGCTGCTGCTGCTGCTGGCCGATATTCTTGCCCGCTGGCTGCTGGCCCCGCAGGAGCTCGCCACGGGGGTGATGACCGCATTGATCGGGGCTCCGGTGTTTATCGCTATTGCCGTGAGGTATTTCAAATGA
- a CDS encoding FecCD family ABC transporter permease produces the protein MTRAVTKAGFRPLMLGPWRVLLRPRLLKISALLAVMIALLLLYGVTRGSLPIPTSDIGRALFYPQSLNAQQLYIVRDIRLPRLLMAIFCGGMLGLAGAAMQSMARNGLADPGLIGVKEGTSVVVLTLILVFPSLSLAWRPLVGMVGGVLVALLVIVLARDLSRPRFILIGIGVSWALSAAMGLFVTTADIRDVQTAMTWLAGSLHAATWPLLAVAVAWALPAVVILYLTARAADVAMLGNSVASSLGVRLSRLTLLRFFAPVLLTAASVSCVGSLGFVGLMAPHMARFLLRGGQVALLSGSALIGALLVLLTDTLGRLAFAPLQIPAGIIISLIGCPFFILLLWRRRDAL, from the coding sequence ATGACGCGCGCGGTGACCAAAGCGGGCTTCCGCCCGTTGATGCTAGGCCCCTGGCGGGTTTTGTTACGCCCAAGGCTATTAAAAATTAGCGCACTGCTGGCGGTGATGATTGCGCTGTTGTTGCTCTATGGGGTAACGCGCGGTTCGTTACCGATCCCTACCAGCGACATAGGGCGAGCGTTGTTTTATCCCCAGTCGCTTAACGCTCAGCAGCTTTATATCGTGCGGGATATCCGCCTGCCGCGCCTGCTGATGGCGATTTTCTGCGGCGGTATGCTGGGGCTGGCCGGCGCTGCGATGCAGTCGATGGCCCGTAACGGTCTGGCCGACCCTGGGCTTATCGGCGTAAAAGAAGGCACCAGCGTTGTGGTGCTGACGCTGATCCTCGTTTTCCCGTCGCTAAGCCTGGCCTGGCGGCCGTTGGTGGGGATGGTCGGTGGTGTCCTGGTGGCGCTGCTGGTGATTGTGCTGGCGCGGGATCTTTCACGGCCGCGCTTTATTTTGATTGGTATTGGCGTGTCATGGGCGCTGTCGGCGGCGATGGGGCTGTTTGTCACCACCGCAGATATACGTGATGTCCAGACGGCGATGACCTGGCTTGCCGGCAGCCTGCACGCCGCGACCTGGCCGCTGCTTGCTGTGGCCGTCGCGTGGGCGTTGCCTGCGGTCGTGATTCTGTATCTGACTGCGCGGGCTGCAGATGTGGCGATGCTGGGCAATTCGGTTGCCAGCAGTCTGGGCGTGCGCCTTTCGCGCCTGACCCTGCTGCGCTTTTTCGCGCCGGTGCTGCTGACGGCGGCGAGCGTATCCTGCGTCGGTAGCCTGGGATTTGTCGGACTGATGGCGCCGCATATGGCGCGCTTCTTACTGCGCGGGGGGCAGGTTGCGCTGCTTTCCGGCAGTGCGCTGATTGGCGCACTGCTGGTGTTGCTCACCGATACCCTTGGGCGCCTGGCGTTTGCGCCGCTGCAAATTCCGGCGGGGATCATTATTTCCCTGATCGGCTGTCCGTTCTTTATTTTACTGCTGTGGCGTCGCCGCGACGCTTTGTGA